One Microscilla marina ATCC 23134 DNA window includes the following coding sequences:
- a CDS encoding aldo-keto reductase family protein, with protein sequence MAQPSTFLIEALRKTADKLAKGAPYQWGHMGSCNCGNLAQEITQLSKAKIHEYALQTRFGDWSEQTSEFCPTSNLPMDIVISEMLNAGLTRTDLKHLEKLSDKQVLKRLPANNRYLMHNKRDDVVKYLRTWADLLEEQLLEKINIKNVVVPAKVLV encoded by the coding sequence ATGGCACAACCCAGTACATTTTTGATAGAGGCTTTACGCAAAACAGCGGATAAACTTGCCAAAGGGGCTCCCTACCAATGGGGGCACATGGGCAGTTGCAACTGTGGCAATCTGGCGCAAGAAATTACCCAGCTTAGTAAAGCCAAAATACACGAATATGCTTTGCAAACCCGTTTTGGTGATTGGTCGGAACAAACCTCAGAGTTTTGTCCCACCAGCAACTTGCCTATGGACATAGTCATCAGCGAGATGCTCAATGCCGGGCTTACCCGTACCGATCTTAAACACCTTGAGAAACTATCGGACAAACAAGTGCTCAAGAGATTGCCTGCCAACAACCGCTACCTCATGCACAACAAACGCGACGATGTAGTAAAATACTTGCGTACCTGGGCAGATTTGCTTGAAGAACAGTTGCTCGAAAAAATAAACATCAAGAATGTAGTAGTGCCTGCTAAAGTGTTGGTATAA
- a CDS encoding class I SAM-dependent methyltransferase: MFKTTEITSNEIVSDNPVHQRLTFAYEEAIKYVSGNLLEIGCGFGRGLETLQKVCDQYTAIDKNDKLIAWLSEQYKDFTFLSQNIPPFTGLQDNTYDFVVSFQVIEHIKDDHLYLKEINRVLKPGGKALITTPNIKYSLTRNPWHIREYTAQELATLMGKYFSQVDTHGVKGNEKVMGYYNQNKKSVEKITRWDVFNLQYRLPRQVLQVPYDILNRMNRKKLQKQDNSLVAQINFDDYYLSDRPDESLDLFYIATK; encoded by the coding sequence ATGTTTAAGACTACCGAAATAACATCTAACGAGATAGTTTCTGACAATCCTGTTCACCAAAGATTGACTTTTGCCTACGAAGAGGCTATCAAATATGTAAGTGGCAATTTGCTGGAAATAGGCTGTGGCTTTGGTCGTGGGCTGGAAACTTTGCAAAAAGTATGTGACCAGTATACTGCTATAGACAAAAATGATAAGTTGATAGCCTGGCTATCAGAACAATACAAAGATTTTACTTTTCTTTCGCAAAACATCCCTCCTTTTACTGGGCTACAAGACAATACTTATGATTTTGTGGTTTCTTTTCAAGTAATCGAGCACATCAAAGACGATCATTTGTATTTGAAGGAAATCAACCGGGTGCTGAAGCCAGGTGGCAAGGCTTTGATCACTACTCCTAATATTAAATATTCGCTTACGCGTAACCCTTGGCATATTCGTGAATATACTGCACAAGAGCTTGCCACGCTGATGGGGAAGTATTTTAGTCAGGTAGATACCCACGGAGTAAAAGGCAATGAAAAGGTGATGGGTTATTATAACCAAAATAAAAAATCGGTAGAAAAGATTACTCGTTGGGATGTTTTTAACCTACAGTATCGTTTGCCACGCCAGGTACTACAGGTACCTTACGATATTTTGAATAGAATGAACCGTAAGAAGTTGCAGAAGCAGGATAATTCGCTGGTAGCACAAATCAATTTTGATGACTATTACCTAAGCGATCGCCCCGACGAGAGTTTAGATTTGTTTTATATAGCTACTAAATAG
- a CDS encoding M1 family metallopeptidase — translation MKNKLLHLLSIAGLLLVLVSCGDSNDNKENGDSTKTQDTSRATSTTKNMELKSVDVHTFAKAKEAVMTDLALDIKVDFDNKIIAGKAIITLDNKAKTDELYLDTKELGINKVTIGDDEKEAKFTLESTIEHLGNALVIDISPDTKKVTVYYQTNPQAEALQWLSPQQTAGKKHPFLFTQSQAILARSWVPCQDSPGIRFTYSAKITVPKGLMALMSAENPVEKNAEGVYNFKMPQPIPAYLLALSVGDLAFGKIGERTGVYAEPAMLDKCTYEFANMEKMLEAAEGIYGKYEWGRYDVIVLPPSFPFGGMENPRLTFATPTILAGDRSLTSLIAHELAHSWSGNLVTNKTWNDFWLNEGFTVFFERKIMEALRGESYAEMLAKLGLQDLQETVKELEKEDTKLKLALKGRNPDDGMNDIAYEKGYFFLRLIAETVGKEKFDEFLKNYFAQYKFQSMDTEGFLVHLKQALPEATKLNLDEWVYQPGLPANCPKVKATRFENIDKAYAAWEGGKNPAKLDTKEWSTHEWLHFLRKLPTKVELAKLKELDAAFKLTQSGNSEIAAEWLSRAVPSGYNEAYPALEKFLINVGRRKFLVPLYKSMITTEEGKALAKQIYAKARPNYHSVSYNTIDKLLK, via the coding sequence ATGAAAAACAAACTACTTCATTTACTGAGTATCGCAGGGCTGTTGTTGGTGTTGGTAAGCTGTGGAGATAGCAATGATAATAAAGAGAATGGTGACTCTACCAAAACCCAAGATACCTCTCGAGCTACTTCAACTACTAAAAATATGGAACTAAAAAGCGTAGATGTACACACTTTTGCCAAAGCTAAAGAAGCAGTAATGACTGACTTGGCATTGGACATTAAGGTTGATTTTGACAACAAAATCATTGCTGGTAAAGCTATTATTACCTTAGACAATAAAGCTAAAACAGATGAGCTATACCTAGATACCAAGGAACTAGGCATTAATAAAGTAACCATTGGCGATGATGAAAAAGAAGCCAAGTTTACATTAGAAAGCACTATAGAACACTTAGGCAATGCGTTGGTGATAGATATTAGCCCTGATACTAAAAAAGTAACCGTATATTATCAAACTAACCCACAAGCTGAAGCATTGCAATGGTTGAGCCCCCAACAAACTGCGGGCAAAAAACACCCTTTCTTATTTACTCAGTCACAGGCTATTTTGGCGCGTAGTTGGGTACCTTGTCAAGACAGTCCCGGTATTCGATTTACTTACTCGGCTAAGATCACCGTGCCTAAAGGCTTGATGGCATTGATGAGCGCAGAAAACCCTGTAGAAAAAAATGCTGAGGGAGTGTATAATTTTAAAATGCCTCAGCCTATTCCGGCTTATTTGCTTGCTTTATCGGTGGGCGATTTGGCTTTTGGTAAAATAGGCGAGCGTACAGGGGTATATGCCGAACCAGCCATGCTGGACAAGTGTACTTATGAATTTGCCAATATGGAAAAAATGCTTGAGGCGGCTGAAGGCATTTATGGCAAGTATGAATGGGGACGCTACGATGTAATTGTGTTGCCCCCAAGTTTTCCTTTTGGAGGAATGGAAAACCCACGTTTGACTTTTGCTACACCTACTATTTTGGCGGGTGACCGTTCGCTTACTTCATTGATAGCCCACGAACTGGCACACTCATGGTCGGGAAACCTAGTGACCAATAAAACCTGGAACGACTTCTGGCTAAACGAAGGCTTTACGGTATTTTTTGAACGAAAAATTATGGAAGCACTTCGGGGAGAGTCTTACGCTGAAATGCTTGCCAAGTTAGGACTCCAAGATTTGCAGGAAACAGTCAAAGAGCTGGAAAAAGAGGATACTAAACTTAAGCTTGCCCTCAAAGGACGCAACCCAGACGACGGCATGAACGACATTGCATACGAAAAAGGCTATTTCTTTTTGAGACTCATTGCTGAAACTGTGGGCAAAGAGAAGTTTGACGAGTTTTTGAAAAACTACTTTGCCCAATATAAATTCCAATCTATGGACACCGAAGGTTTTCTTGTTCATTTGAAGCAAGCATTGCCGGAGGCAACCAAGCTCAACTTAGACGAATGGGTATATCAGCCTGGTTTACCTGCCAACTGCCCTAAAGTAAAGGCTACTCGTTTTGAAAATATTGACAAGGCGTATGCTGCCTGGGAAGGCGGTAAAAATCCAGCAAAACTTGATACCAAAGAATGGAGTACCCACGAATGGTTACACTTTTTGCGTAAGCTACCTACTAAGGTAGAGTTGGCAAAACTTAAGGAACTGGATGCTGCATTTAAATTGACCCAATCGGGCAACTCTGAGATAGCCGCCGAGTGGTTGAGTCGGGCAGTGCCCAGTGGATACAACGAAGCGTACCCAGCTCTTGAGAAATTTTTGATAAATGTAGGTCGTCGTAAGTTTTTGGTGCCTTTGTACAAATCAATGATTACGACTGAAGAAGGCAAAGCATTGGCAAAGCAAATATATGCCAAGGCACGCCCCAACTATCACTCGGTGAGTTACAATACTATTGATAAATTGCTTAAATAA
- a CDS encoding DnaJ C-terminal domain-containing protein — MSYIDYYQVLGVSKNASEAEIKKAYRNQARKYHPDVNQGNKEAERKFKEVNEAYEVLSNAEKRSKYDQYGSNWKNAGAGGDPFTYDSEGFDSQYFSDFFNDLFGGGGGFGGGRRTRSTRGENMVAELELNLRDVYQTHKRTLDINGKSLRVTIPAGIDDGQKIRLKGQGAPGAFGGEKGDLYITFRIHPDPVFERKGADLYADVPVDLYTALLGGNIEVETLGGNVKIKIKPETANGTKMRLRGKGFPIYKQEGDFGDLYITLRVALPTDLSEAEKNLFTHLADLRKK; from the coding sequence ATGAGTTATATAGATTACTATCAGGTGTTGGGGGTAAGCAAAAATGCCAGCGAAGCAGAGATAAAAAAAGCTTACCGCAACCAAGCACGCAAATATCACCCTGATGTAAACCAAGGTAATAAGGAGGCAGAACGTAAGTTTAAAGAAGTAAACGAAGCCTATGAAGTGTTAAGCAACGCCGAAAAACGCAGCAAGTACGACCAGTATGGCAGTAATTGGAAAAATGCTGGAGCTGGGGGAGACCCGTTTACTTATGATAGTGAGGGCTTCGATTCACAATATTTCTCCGACTTTTTTAATGATTTATTTGGCGGTGGTGGTGGTTTTGGCGGGGGCAGACGTACCCGCAGTACCCGTGGCGAAAATATGGTGGCTGAACTCGAGCTCAACCTGCGCGATGTGTACCAAACCCACAAACGTACTTTAGATATAAACGGCAAAAGTTTACGCGTTACTATTCCGGCGGGCATAGATGATGGTCAAAAAATTCGTCTGAAAGGACAAGGAGCGCCTGGCGCTTTTGGCGGCGAAAAGGGGGACTTGTATATAACTTTTCGGATTCATCCCGATCCGGTATTTGAACGCAAAGGTGCCGATTTATATGCCGATGTGCCAGTAGATTTATACACTGCATTGTTGGGGGGAAATATAGAGGTTGAAACACTGGGAGGAAACGTGAAAATTAAAATCAAGCCCGAAACTGCCAACGGCACTAAGATGCGTCTGAGGGGCAAGGGGTTTCCTATATATAAACAAGAAGGTGATTTTGGCGACTTATACATTACTCTTAGGGTAGCTTTGCCTACCGACTTGAGCGAAGCCGAGAAAAACTTGTTTACTCACCTTGCCGATTTGAGAAAAAAATAA
- a CDS encoding hybrid sensor histidine kinase/response regulator transcription factor — protein MNIKTAIYILLLFITSSSGFAQLQHSPHIKQYTTDNGLPHNIGFDVIQDSKNYIWLGTDDGLVRFNGKRFKTYRSADGLLSNYIINLTESKEGKLWIGSWKGGLNYLYNDSIFTPKLDYPLFRVSYVGVQGDKLWLSDRRSTLYPYTYKNNEWKFGHRKKSTFLYQTKDSFPRYSHYIPPSEYSKSGYTRKLDYTQAYLTTTKAMLLFGSLPGVWQYHNDTTFSRFYPNIIKNDTVYDISQDANQTYWVSCKGKILKIDAAKNVEVIQKGLPNQNITNVEVTSSGKIYFITNYINLNNRGFYSYDPTTATTVDLKSKLGLKVLPVAVKVDHEDNVWLITNGEGVYCMLSHPFTNYDKQDGLTNIFVNTINEDKEGNIYVGTINGVFVYKNNVFSRKYLLGKNASEEVNSIIKDKNQSLLISILQNIKQGSQSHLFRNTTKKVEKLNIQSFSKSPYLDSQNKIWTFQDNTIVFCDYSETNSFYTKSCKLGKDLMIHQVLEYQGKHWLATNKGLLAFKHTILSNNSLEITLTDTLNIADGLSSNFINQVAIGKKGALWIGTKEGICKWVNGTIACFGTSDGLVSNNCNQVLVDHQGIIWVGTSKGLSRFDGKQFINYTHKNGLIASDINCLFLSNKKQLWIGTSKGVSRLDLSKPFKKAAPPKLYIEDIQVNGIDQRLNTPLQVKYHSSLKLYFSALTYTYNEGVRYQYRLKGDKWQETSLAFVEYSTLTKGTYTFEVRAKKFNSVWSASTKIVFEVIPPFWDTWWFKVLVGLGFVLLVYGIVKWRSQQLIKDKLKLEQVVVQRTFELAQQKEEIASQAEKLKEMDQIKSHFFSNVSHELRTPLTLIIGPAEQILHSAESTTTQSHSKSILSNAQRLLKLINQLLDFSKLESGKLILQLKTGKFHVFLKNIIYSFELLANQKNIGLKLLLHQEEIMGEFDHDKLEKVFFNLLSNALKFTPENGLVTIEVKQKEEMVQIKVSDTGIGIPPQSLPFIFDRFYQVDGSQTRTHEGTGIGLSLVKELLELHGGNIKASSEVDKGTTFFIQLPIVCHSSKAMAPTKETALTLTDPVDINTQEDQTPPPLPVEASHTVLVVEDNHELRQFIRTELAVTYQVIEAADGVEGIEKASNQLPDLIISDLMMPKADGLELLRTLRNNPQTCHIPIIILSAKASFESKITGLETGGDDYLTKPFSPRELVLRIKNTLERREKLKEAFMQQMAKPELVVEPSQVTATSMDEVFLTKALDTVEEHLNNTGFDVSAFSKEMGMSQSGLFKKLKAITNLSTTEFIRTIRLKRAASLIKQKSGRIEEIAFQVGFNDVSYFNRCFKKQFGVTPKKYQ, from the coding sequence ATGAATATTAAAACAGCTATTTACATTCTATTACTGTTTATTACTTCATCATCAGGCTTTGCACAACTACAACATTCACCTCATATCAAGCAATATACTACCGACAATGGATTGCCTCATAACATTGGGTTTGATGTAATCCAAGACAGCAAAAATTATATTTGGCTTGGTACCGATGATGGGTTGGTACGTTTTAATGGTAAGCGCTTTAAGACTTATCGAAGCGCTGATGGCTTACTGAGCAATTATATCATCAACCTGACAGAAAGCAAAGAGGGTAAACTATGGATTGGCTCGTGGAAAGGTGGGCTCAACTATTTATACAACGACTCTATTTTTACCCCTAAACTTGATTACCCACTTTTTCGAGTATCTTATGTAGGTGTTCAGGGTGATAAACTGTGGCTATCTGACCGTAGGTCTACACTATACCCTTATACTTATAAAAACAATGAATGGAAGTTTGGCCATCGTAAAAAATCCACTTTCCTGTACCAAACCAAGGATTCTTTCCCTAGATACAGCCATTATATACCTCCGTCTGAATACTCAAAATCAGGTTATACACGAAAACTAGATTATACCCAAGCCTATCTTACTACCACCAAAGCTATGTTATTATTTGGTTCACTTCCAGGAGTATGGCAATACCATAATGACACAACTTTCAGTCGTTTTTACCCTAATATAATCAAAAATGATACAGTATACGACATTTCTCAAGACGCTAACCAAACTTATTGGGTAAGCTGTAAAGGTAAAATTTTAAAAATAGATGCGGCAAAAAATGTAGAGGTGATTCAAAAGGGATTACCCAATCAAAATATTACCAATGTAGAGGTGACTTCTTCAGGTAAAATCTATTTTATTACAAACTATATCAATCTCAACAACCGGGGATTTTATAGCTATGACCCTACCACAGCCACTACGGTTGACCTTAAATCCAAACTTGGATTAAAGGTATTGCCAGTAGCAGTAAAAGTAGATCACGAAGATAATGTGTGGCTTATTACCAATGGTGAAGGAGTGTACTGTATGTTATCTCATCCTTTTACCAATTATGACAAACAAGATGGACTTACAAATATTTTTGTAAATACAATTAATGAAGATAAAGAGGGAAACATTTATGTAGGTACTATCAATGGGGTATTTGTTTATAAAAACAATGTTTTTTCAAGAAAGTATTTACTTGGGAAAAATGCTTCAGAGGAAGTAAACAGCATAATAAAAGATAAAAACCAATCATTATTGATTAGCATTTTACAAAATATTAAGCAAGGTTCACAAAGTCACCTATTCAGGAATACAACGAAAAAAGTTGAAAAACTCAATATCCAGTCGTTTAGTAAAAGCCCATACCTTGATAGTCAAAATAAAATTTGGACATTTCAAGATAATACTATTGTTTTTTGTGATTATTCTGAGACCAACTCTTTTTATACCAAGAGCTGCAAACTTGGTAAAGACCTAATGATCCATCAAGTATTAGAGTACCAAGGCAAACATTGGTTAGCTACTAATAAAGGGCTTCTTGCCTTTAAGCATACCATTTTAAGCAATAATAGTCTGGAGATTACCCTTACAGATACTCTTAATATAGCTGATGGTTTGAGCAGTAATTTTATAAACCAAGTAGCCATAGGTAAAAAAGGAGCACTATGGATAGGCACCAAAGAAGGAATATGTAAGTGGGTCAATGGAACCATAGCGTGTTTTGGCACTTCAGACGGGCTGGTATCTAACAACTGCAACCAGGTACTGGTAGATCATCAAGGTATTATATGGGTGGGTACTTCTAAAGGCTTGTCTCGTTTTGATGGCAAGCAATTTATCAACTATACCCATAAAAATGGACTCATTGCTTCTGATATTAACTGTTTGTTTTTAAGCAATAAAAAACAACTTTGGATAGGTACAAGTAAAGGAGTATCCAGGTTAGACCTTAGTAAACCCTTTAAGAAGGCGGCACCGCCCAAACTATACATAGAAGATATTCAGGTCAACGGCATTGATCAGAGATTAAATACTCCCCTTCAGGTTAAATATCACTCTTCCCTTAAGTTGTACTTCTCAGCATTGACTTATACCTACAACGAAGGGGTTCGCTATCAGTACCGACTCAAGGGAGATAAGTGGCAAGAAACCAGCCTAGCTTTTGTAGAGTACAGCACCCTTACCAAAGGAACCTATACGTTTGAAGTAAGAGCCAAGAAGTTTAACAGTGTCTGGTCTGCATCTACTAAAATAGTATTTGAGGTAATCCCTCCTTTTTGGGATACCTGGTGGTTCAAAGTATTGGTAGGTTTAGGCTTTGTTCTACTGGTATACGGCATTGTCAAGTGGCGGTCGCAACAACTGATAAAAGATAAACTTAAGCTAGAACAAGTAGTAGTACAACGAACTTTTGAGCTTGCCCAACAAAAAGAAGAAATTGCTTCACAAGCAGAAAAGCTTAAAGAAATGGATCAAATAAAATCTCATTTTTTCTCTAATGTTTCGCACGAACTTCGTACGCCACTTACTCTCATTATTGGTCCTGCCGAACAAATACTTCATTCGGCTGAAAGCACTACCACCCAATCTCACTCAAAGTCTATATTAAGCAATGCCCAACGCCTTTTAAAGCTGATTAACCAACTGTTAGACTTCTCTAAACTAGAAAGCGGCAAACTGATTTTACAACTTAAAACAGGTAAATTTCACGTTTTTTTGAAAAACATTATCTATTCTTTCGAGTTGCTTGCCAATCAAAAAAACATTGGTCTTAAGTTGCTATTGCATCAAGAGGAGATAATGGGTGAGTTTGACCATGACAAGCTTGAAAAAGTGTTTTTTAATTTATTGTCCAACGCACTGAAATTTACTCCCGAAAATGGCTTGGTTACAATAGAAGTAAAACAAAAAGAGGAGATGGTACAAATCAAGGTATCGGATACAGGGATTGGTATCCCTCCTCAGTCACTGCCTTTTATATTTGACAGGTTTTATCAGGTAGATGGATCACAAACCAGAACACACGAAGGTACTGGTATTGGGTTGTCACTGGTAAAAGAACTGTTGGAACTACACGGAGGCAATATAAAAGCAAGCAGTGAAGTGGATAAAGGCACCACATTTTTTATTCAACTCCCCATTGTTTGTCACTCTTCAAAAGCAATGGCTCCTACAAAAGAAACAGCTCTCACGCTGACCGACCCAGTAGATATAAATACACAAGAAGATCAAACACCACCTCCTTTGCCAGTTGAGGCAAGTCATACCGTATTGGTGGTAGAAGATAACCATGAACTCCGACAGTTTATAAGGACAGAACTAGCCGTTACTTATCAGGTAATAGAAGCAGCAGATGGCGTAGAAGGTATTGAAAAAGCTAGCAACCAACTGCCCGACTTGATTATAAGTGACCTGATGATGCCAAAAGCTGATGGGTTGGAGTTATTAAGAACACTTAGAAATAACCCACAAACTTGCCACATACCTATCATTATTTTATCGGCAAAGGCATCTTTTGAGAGTAAAATTACTGGATTAGAAACTGGTGGAGACGACTATCTCACAAAACCGTTTAGTCCTAGAGAGCTTGTGCTTAGAATAAAAAATACACTGGAAAGAAGGGAAAAACTAAAAGAGGCATTTATGCAGCAAATGGCCAAGCCAGAGCTTGTAGTAGAACCCTCTCAGGTAACGGCTACTTCTATGGATGAAGTTTTTTTGACAAAAGCGCTTGATACAGTAGAAGAACACCTCAATAATACAGGGTTTGATGTTTCAGCATTTAGCAAAGAAATGGGCATGAGTCAATCGGGCTTGTTCAAAAAACTCAAGGCTATTACTAATTTATCTACCACTGAGTTTATTCGTACTATTAGGCTTAAGCGAGCGGCTTCGTTGATTAAACAAAAAAGTGGCCGTATCGAAGAAATTGCGTTTCAGGTAGGTTTTAATGATGTATCTTATTTTAACCGTTGTTTCAAAAAACAATTTGGAGTAACCCCAAAAAAATACCAGTAA
- a CDS encoding T9SS type A sorting domain-containing protein, whose translation MKRQLSLLLAMACFCIAGYAQTNGSFENLTGTNHGFAFSAGQVVGWKQSHGTPSIAGGAPGQGNRSAWMWSYSGRGEGIVQPYSFAAGRTYTVSFWVRTNNPDGQFYIKAANGVPNGTSSSIPSVSSQKTIYSAGLVFPNWTKRTVTFTATSNYSQLWIYPQLNSYPSNGQAELMMDGISISTCTPVSVYVPNYSFESLTGTNHGFAFSAGQVTGWKQSHGTPSIGGGATGQGSRSAWMWSYSGRGEGIVTNVGLQSGKTYKIRFWVRTNNPDGQFYIKIANNVPSGTSTSSTIPSVSSQQTLYTSGLNFSNWTEKTIIFRANNNYSQLWIYPQLNSYPSNGQAELMVDGIRIETVCHKKPVIWPLPIKDIKELKVAVYPNPTTERISVTLPTETEEATITLYDLVSGRKVGTFKATQIDNEWSIPEHIKGGLYQMVITDAKNNATKSMRLVVNRK comes from the coding sequence ATGAAACGACAGTTATCACTCCTCTTAGCAATGGCATGCTTTTGCATAGCTGGTTATGCTCAAACTAATGGTAGTTTTGAAAACCTTACAGGAACCAACCACGGTTTTGCTTTTTCAGCAGGGCAAGTAGTTGGCTGGAAACAATCGCATGGAACACCCAGCATTGCAGGTGGAGCGCCTGGTCAGGGAAACCGTTCCGCTTGGATGTGGTCTTACTCTGGCAGAGGCGAGGGTATTGTTCAACCGTATAGTTTCGCGGCAGGGCGTACTTATACCGTAAGCTTTTGGGTAAGAACCAATAATCCTGATGGACAGTTTTATATAAAAGCTGCCAATGGTGTACCCAATGGAACCTCTAGTAGCATACCATCGGTCAGTAGTCAAAAAACGATCTACAGCGCAGGATTGGTTTTTCCAAACTGGACCAAAAGAACCGTTACATTTACAGCTACCAGCAACTACTCTCAGCTGTGGATTTACCCCCAGCTTAATAGTTATCCAAGCAATGGACAAGCAGAGTTGATGATGGACGGGATCAGTATTTCTACGTGCACTCCTGTTTCTGTATATGTACCTAACTATAGCTTTGAGAGTTTGACAGGTACTAACCATGGTTTTGCTTTTTCGGCTGGGCAAGTAACTGGCTGGAAACAATCGCACGGTACGCCGAGTATTGGTGGAGGAGCTACCGGACAAGGAAGTCGTTCGGCGTGGATGTGGTCTTACTCTGGCAGAGGCGAAGGCATTGTGACGAATGTGGGGCTTCAAAGTGGTAAAACTTATAAGATCAGGTTCTGGGTAAGAACCAATAATCCTGATGGACAGTTTTATATAAAAATTGCCAACAATGTGCCTAGCGGAACATCTACCTCATCTACTATACCATCGGTAAGTAGCCAACAAACCTTATATACTTCTGGCTTGAACTTCTCAAACTGGACAGAGAAAACAATTATTTTTAGGGCTAATAACAACTACTCTCAGTTATGGATTTACCCTCAACTTAACAGTTACCCAAGCAATGGGCAAGCAGAGTTGATGGTAGATGGAATCAGAATTGAGACTGTTTGCCACAAAAAACCTGTGATATGGCCATTGCCTATCAAAGATATTAAAGAACTAAAAGTAGCTGTCTATCCTAACCCTACTACTGAACGTATTTCGGTCACTTTACCTACCGAGACAGAGGAAGCTACCATCACGCTTTATGACTTGGTCAGTGGTAGAAAAGTAGGCACATTTAAGGCTACTCAAATAGACAACGAATGGAGCATACCTGAGCACATCAAAGGTGGGTTGTACCAAATGGTAATCACTGATGCTAAAAACAATGCTACCAAATCTATGAGGTTAGTAGTAAACCGTAAATAA